One genomic window of Azospirillum sp. TSH100 includes the following:
- a CDS encoding nitronate monooxygenase family protein: MTDATSHAAEALAQARLEQSRPDGAGPNRARLDRLWQRGRDFLGTRTAVMGGAMSWVSERHLVSAISNAGGFGVLACGSMAPDQLAVEIAGTRALTDKPFGVNVINMHPALDQLIDVCREQGVGHVVVAGGLPSGATLRRIKDGGAKAMAFAPTLTAGRRLVKHGADALVIEGTEAGGHIGPVSTTVLAQEILPDLREVPVFVAGGIGRGEAILSYLELGAAGVQVGTRFVCATECVAHPNFKQAFIRASARDAQPSVQIDPRFPVIPVRALANEASKRFMEFQRDVIAKVDAGAMSRDEGMLEIEHFWAGALRRAVIEGDVETGSLMAGQSVGLVTREQPVAEILAELIAQAESALARRAMDEASLSLMAEPTVGAL; this comes from the coding sequence ATGACCGACGCCACATCGCACGCGGCGGAAGCATTGGCCCAAGCCCGTCTTGAGCAGTCCCGTCCTGACGGTGCCGGCCCGAACCGCGCCCGTCTCGACCGGCTCTGGCAGCGGGGGCGGGATTTCCTCGGTACCCGTACCGCCGTGATGGGCGGTGCGATGAGCTGGGTGTCGGAACGGCATCTGGTCTCCGCCATTTCCAACGCCGGCGGTTTCGGCGTTCTGGCCTGCGGCTCTATGGCCCCGGACCAGCTGGCGGTGGAGATCGCAGGCACCAGGGCGCTGACCGACAAGCCGTTCGGCGTCAACGTCATCAATATGCATCCGGCACTCGACCAACTGATCGACGTCTGCCGCGAGCAGGGCGTCGGTCATGTGGTCGTCGCCGGCGGCCTGCCGTCCGGCGCCACCCTGCGCCGCATCAAGGACGGCGGGGCCAAGGCGATGGCCTTCGCCCCGACCCTGACCGCCGGCCGGCGGCTGGTGAAGCATGGCGCCGACGCGCTGGTGATCGAGGGAACCGAGGCCGGCGGCCATATCGGCCCGGTCTCCACCACCGTTCTGGCCCAGGAGATCCTGCCCGACCTGCGCGAGGTGCCGGTCTTCGTCGCCGGCGGTATCGGCCGGGGCGAGGCGATCCTGTCCTATCTGGAGCTGGGGGCGGCCGGCGTGCAGGTCGGCACCCGCTTCGTCTGTGCCACCGAATGCGTGGCCCATCCCAATTTCAAGCAGGCCTTCATCCGGGCGTCCGCCCGCGACGCCCAGCCGTCGGTGCAGATCGACCCGCGCTTCCCCGTCATTCCGGTGCGGGCGCTGGCGAACGAGGCGTCCAAGCGCTTCATGGAATTCCAGCGCGACGTCATCGCCAAGGTCGACGCCGGCGCCATGAGCCGTGACGAAGGCATGCTTGAGATCGAACATTTCTGGGCCGGCGCCCTGCGCCGCGCAGTGATCGAGGGCGACGTGGAGACCGGCTCGCTGATGGCCGGGCAGAGCGTCGGGCTCGTCACCCGGGAGCAGCCTGTGGCCGAAATCCTGGCCGAATTGATCGCCCAGGCCGAATCGGCGCTGGCACGGCGGGCGATGGATGAGGCATCGTTAAGCCTGATGGCGGAGCCGACGGTGGGAGCGCTGTAG
- the ptsP gene encoding phosphoenolpyruvate--protein phosphotransferase, which yields MTDTLDTAAGDGGMGGGVHPRFDGTSSRRLLARLRDIMAGSGSGQDRLDKIVTLIAAEMKADVCSCYVMRAGEVLELFSTEGLNKTAVHNTRLRVGEGIVGYIAGHARPVAMDNAPSHPSFAYRPETGEDPFQSLAGVPILRGSKVRGVLVIQHKDRRRYVEEEVETLQTIAMVVAELVAQSELVNPVEVTTTGDPVLLPARLSGTAMSAGLAMGLAVIHRPQLTVRQMVAEDADAELERFNAALQTMHSAIDDLLEAASLAGLSEPRDILETYRMFAEDRGWLSRIREAIRVGLTAEAAVQQVQNDTRARMSHLTDPYIRERLMDFEDLTNRLLQHLAGKTSGTDGATLPDDMILVARSMGPAELLDYDRTRLRGLLLEEGSPASHVCIVARALNIPVVQAADALNRIEPLDQLIVDGDHGQVFIRPAEDIQMAFGEAVALQHRKEQMYAEIRNLPSVTRDGVPISIQLNCGLLIDLPHLTASGAEGVGLYRTEIPFMVRASYPDVTAQTTLYSRIMDEVGNKPVVFRTLDVGGDKMLPYMTGGEEENPALGWRAVRIGLDHPSLLRQQLRALLLAAAGRPLSVMFPMIAEVAEFDGARRLLELELKRLAAQGIEPPSSLRVGTMLEVPSLLWQLPALLPKLDFLSVGSNDLTQYLFAADRGNPRTSTRYDPLSPSMLCVLRRLVDECTRHRVSLSICGEMAGRPLDAMALIGVGFRTLSMSPPSVGPVKTMLRSLDVAALRQYMSGLYTGADHSLRDKLKTFAKDHGVLI from the coding sequence ATGACCGACACCCTCGACACGGCAGCCGGTGACGGCGGTATGGGTGGGGGTGTGCATCCCCGTTTCGACGGCACCTCGTCGCGCCGGCTGCTCGCCCGGCTGCGCGACATCATGGCCGGGTCGGGGTCGGGGCAGGACCGGCTGGACAAGATCGTCACGCTGATCGCCGCCGAGATGAAGGCGGATGTCTGCTCCTGCTACGTCATGCGCGCCGGTGAGGTGCTGGAACTGTTCTCCACCGAGGGCCTGAACAAGACCGCCGTCCACAACACCCGGCTCAGGGTGGGCGAGGGCATCGTCGGCTACATCGCCGGCCACGCCCGCCCGGTGGCGATGGACAACGCGCCGTCCCATCCCAGCTTCGCCTACCGCCCGGAAACCGGGGAAGACCCGTTCCAGTCGCTGGCCGGCGTGCCGATCCTGCGCGGCAGCAAGGTGCGCGGTGTGCTGGTGATCCAGCACAAGGACCGCCGCCGCTATGTCGAGGAGGAGGTCGAAACCCTCCAGACCATCGCCATGGTCGTCGCCGAGCTGGTGGCGCAGAGTGAACTGGTCAACCCGGTGGAGGTCACCACCACCGGCGATCCCGTGCTGCTACCCGCCCGCCTGTCGGGCACGGCGATGAGCGCCGGGCTGGCCATGGGCCTCGCCGTCATCCACCGGCCGCAGCTGACCGTCCGCCAGATGGTGGCGGAGGATGCCGACGCCGAACTGGAGCGCTTCAACGCGGCGCTTCAGACCATGCACAGCGCCATTGATGATCTGCTGGAGGCGGCATCGCTGGCGGGCCTCAGCGAGCCGCGTGACATCCTGGAGACCTACCGGATGTTCGCCGAGGACCGTGGCTGGCTGTCGCGCATCCGCGAGGCGATCCGCGTCGGCCTGACCGCCGAGGCCGCGGTGCAGCAGGTGCAGAACGACACCCGCGCCCGCATGAGCCATCTGACCGATCCCTACATCCGGGAACGGTTGATGGATTTCGAGGATCTGACCAACAGGTTGCTGCAACATCTGGCCGGCAAGACCAGCGGCACCGATGGCGCCACCCTGCCGGACGACATGATCTTGGTCGCCCGCTCCATGGGCCCGGCCGAACTGCTGGATTACGACCGCACCCGCCTGCGCGGCCTGCTGCTGGAGGAAGGGTCGCCGGCCAGCCATGTCTGCATCGTCGCCCGCGCGCTCAACATCCCGGTGGTGCAGGCGGCCGATGCGTTGAACCGGATCGAGCCGCTCGACCAGTTGATCGTCGACGGCGACCATGGGCAGGTCTTCATCCGTCCGGCCGAAGACATCCAGATGGCCTTCGGCGAGGCGGTGGCGTTGCAGCACCGCAAGGAGCAGATGTATGCGGAGATCCGCAACCTGCCCTCGGTGACGCGCGACGGGGTGCCGATCTCCATCCAGCTGAACTGCGGCCTGCTGATCGACCTGCCGCACCTGACCGCCAGCGGGGCGGAGGGGGTCGGGCTCTACCGCACCGAAATCCCCTTCATGGTCCGCGCCTCCTACCCCGACGTGACGGCGCAGACCACGCTCTATTCCCGCATCATGGACGAGGTCGGCAACAAGCCGGTCGTCTTCCGCACGTTGGATGTCGGCGGCGACAAGATGCTGCCCTACATGACCGGTGGCGAGGAGGAGAATCCGGCGCTGGGCTGGCGCGCCGTGCGCATCGGCTTGGACCACCCGTCGCTGCTGCGCCAGCAGCTGCGGGCGTTGCTGCTGGCCGCCGCCGGTCGGCCGCTGTCGGTGATGTTCCCGATGATCGCCGAAGTCGCCGAGTTCGACGGCGCCCGCCGCCTGCTGGAACTGGAGCTGAAGCGCTTGGCCGCCCAGGGGATCGAGCCGCCCAGCAGCCTGCGTGTCGGCACCATGCTGGAGGTGCCGTCCCTGTTGTGGCAACTCCCGGCCCTGCTGCCCAAGCTGGATTTCCTGTCGGTCGGATCCAACGACCTGACCCAGTATCTGTTCGCCGCCGACCGCGGCAACCCGCGCACCTCGACCCGCTACGACCCGCTGTCGCCGTCGATGCTGTGCGTGCTGCGCCGTCTGGTCGACGAATGCACCCGTCACAGGGTCTCGCTCAGCATCTGCGGCGAGATGGCCGGCCGGCCGCTGGATGCCATGGCGCTGATCGGCGTCGGCTTCCGCACCCTGTCGATGTCGCCGCCCTCGGTCGGGCCGGTGAAGACCATGCTGCGTTCGCTCGATGTCGCCGCCCTGCGGCAATACATGAGCGGGCTCTACACCGGGGCCGACCACAGCCTGCGTGACAAGCTGAAGACCTTCGCCAAGGACCATGGCGTTTTGATCTGA
- a CDS encoding helix-turn-helix domain-containing protein, with protein sequence MRKALPDPQIEARRRQPAPETVDPAIEALVHDIIGKVADKWTMLILEALHEHGTLRFTQLGKVVGRISQKMLTQTVRQMEKDGLVRRTVHPVIPPHVDYTLTPLGESLGAAFCGVWIWAETHHAEIEQARASFAEREAAISRVTVSD encoded by the coding sequence ATGCGCAAGGCTTTGCCTGACCCGCAGATCGAGGCACGGCGCAGGCAGCCGGCTCCCGAGACGGTCGATCCGGCCATAGAAGCCCTGGTTCACGACATCATCGGCAAGGTGGCCGATAAATGGACCATGCTGATCCTCGAGGCCCTGCATGAGCATGGCACCTTGCGCTTCACGCAACTCGGCAAGGTCGTCGGTCGGATCAGCCAGAAGATGCTGACCCAAACCGTGCGCCAGATGGAGAAGGACGGCCTGGTACGGCGCACGGTTCATCCGGTCATCCCACCCCATGTGGATTACACGCTCACGCCGCTCGGCGAGAGTTTGGGAGCGGCATTCTGCGGCGTATGGATCTGGGCGGAGACGCACCATGCCGAGATCGAGCAGGCACGCGCCTCCTTCGCCGAGCGTGAAGCGGCGATATCCCGTGTCACGGTGAGCGATTGA
- a CDS encoding SDR family oxidoreductase encodes MKIQGNTILITGGGSGIGKALAYRFHDLGNTVIVAGRRKDVLQEAVSGRPNMHAMTFDADSAAGVADFARRVTAEHPALNVLINNAGIMRYEALDRQRDLGDAEATVATNLLGPIRLTDALIEHLGRQPDAALVNVTSGLAFVPLVAAPTYSATKAAMHSYTVALREALKGKIEVIELVPPAVQTDLTPGQATRPGYLPLADFIDEVMALFQQQPTPREILVQRVAFQRQAEAEHRFDEAVTTLNDMARKAREAQQ; translated from the coding sequence ATGAAAATCCAAGGTAATACCATCCTGATCACCGGTGGCGGCTCAGGGATCGGCAAAGCTCTGGCCTATCGTTTTCATGATCTCGGCAATACCGTGATTGTCGCCGGCCGTCGAAAAGATGTGCTGCAAGAGGCAGTTTCCGGTCGGCCGAACATGCACGCGATGACCTTCGATGCCGACAGCGCCGCGGGTGTCGCCGACTTCGCGCGGCGGGTGACGGCGGAGCATCCGGCACTCAACGTGCTGATCAACAATGCCGGGATCATGCGCTACGAGGCGCTGGATCGGCAGCGCGATCTTGGCGATGCGGAGGCGACGGTCGCGACCAACCTGCTCGGCCCCATCCGGCTGACCGATGCCTTGATCGAGCATCTGGGCCGCCAGCCCGATGCGGCCCTGGTCAACGTCACCTCCGGCCTTGCCTTCGTGCCGCTGGTTGCCGCCCCGACCTACTCGGCGACCAAGGCGGCCATGCACAGCTACACGGTCGCCCTGCGCGAAGCGCTGAAGGGCAAAATCGAGGTCATCGAACTGGTGCCGCCGGCTGTCCAGACCGATCTCACCCCAGGGCAGGCCACCCGTCCGGGCTACCTGCCGCTGGCCGACTTCATCGACGAAGTGATGGCGCTGTTCCAGCAGCAGCCGACCCCGCGCGAGATCCTGGTGCAGCGCGTCGCCTTCCAGCGTCAGGCCGAGGCGGAGCATCGCTTTGACGAGGCGGTGACGACGCTCAACGACATGGCCCGCAAAGCGCGAGAGGCGCAACAGTAA
- the gyrB gene encoding DNA topoisomerase (ATP-hydrolyzing) subunit B, which yields MAQEALKNDLPQSEPQQADYGAESITVLRGLDAVRKRPGMYIGDTDDGSGLHHMVYEVVDNAIDEALAGYCDKVEVVLNADGSVTVRDNGRGIPTDIHPEEGVSAAEVVMTQLHAGGKFNQNSYKVSGGLHGVGVSVVNALSETLDLRIWRGGRTWSMRFRHGNAEAPLADVGEAPMVPEKGKQLSGTEVTFMPSAETFTNIEFDFATLEHRLRELAFLNSGVRLLLTDARGVEPKVQDLHYEGGLEAFVSWLDRSKTALHKPAITLKSERPTEHGGVVTVECALQWNDSYHETTLCFTNNIPQKDGGTHLAGFRAALTRAINNYAAESGIAKKEKVNLSGDDAREGLTCVLSVKVPDPKFSSQTKDKLVSSEVRPVVEAVVGEALAQYFEEHPADAKRVVQKVVEAAAAREAARKAREMTRKSSLSMSSLPGKLADCQERDPALSELFIVEGDSAGGSAKQGRSRQSQAILPLRGKILNVERARLDKMLSSAEIGTLIAALGTGISDEFNADKARYHKIIIMTDADVDGSHIRTLLLTFFFRQMPDLIERGYLYIAQPPLYRIKRGNAKERYLKDDRALEEYLVEAALGDLSVRLADGTLLIGDQLAGLVEQARTARPAIDTLSRKVGNAMVVEQAAVAGTLSAALADDKAAAEAAAQAVAERMNALDADGGWRGEALPQGGYAVIRARRGVTHRHLFDTDLLKSVEARRLDALAADLKRVFGTAGKAFEKQKESRALTGPVALFDTVMELGRRGVTIQRYKGLGEMNPDQLWETTLDPSKRSLLQVRVSHADQAEEVFSTLMGDVVEPRREFIQDNALKVSNLDV from the coding sequence ATGGCACAGGAAGCACTGAAGAACGACCTCCCGCAGTCGGAGCCCCAGCAGGCGGACTACGGGGCGGAGTCGATCACCGTTCTGCGCGGGCTCGATGCCGTGCGCAAACGCCCCGGCATGTACATCGGCGACACCGATGACGGCTCCGGCCTGCACCACATGGTGTACGAGGTGGTCGACAACGCCATCGACGAGGCGCTGGCCGGCTATTGCGACAAGGTCGAGGTCGTGCTGAACGCCGACGGATCGGTCACGGTGCGCGACAATGGCCGCGGCATCCCGACCGACATCCATCCGGAGGAAGGCGTCTCGGCGGCCGAGGTCGTGATGACCCAACTGCATGCCGGCGGCAAGTTCAACCAGAACAGCTACAAGGTCTCCGGCGGCCTGCACGGCGTCGGCGTGTCGGTGGTGAACGCGCTGTCCGAGACGCTCGATCTGCGCATCTGGCGCGGCGGCCGGACCTGGAGCATGCGCTTCCGCCACGGCAACGCCGAGGCGCCGCTGGCCGATGTCGGCGAGGCGCCGATGGTACCGGAGAAGGGCAAGCAGCTGTCGGGCACCGAAGTCACCTTCATGCCCTCGGCCGAGACCTTCACCAACATCGAGTTCGATTTCGCCACGCTGGAACACCGGCTGCGCGAGCTGGCCTTCCTCAACTCCGGCGTCCGCCTGCTGCTGACCGACGCGCGCGGGGTGGAGCCGAAGGTGCAGGACCTGCATTACGAAGGCGGCCTGGAGGCCTTCGTCAGCTGGCTCGACCGGTCCAAGACGGCGCTGCACAAGCCGGCGATCACGCTGAAGAGCGAGCGCCCGACCGAGCATGGCGGCGTGGTGACGGTGGAATGCGCGCTGCAGTGGAACGACAGCTACCACGAGACGACGCTCTGCTTCACCAACAACATTCCGCAGAAGGACGGTGGCACCCACCTCGCCGGCTTCCGCGCGGCGCTGACCCGCGCCATCAACAACTACGCGGCCGAATCCGGCATCGCCAAGAAGGAGAAGGTCAACCTGTCGGGCGACGACGCCCGTGAAGGCCTGACCTGCGTCCTGTCGGTGAAGGTTCCCGATCCGAAATTCTCCAGCCAGACCAAGGACAAGCTGGTATCAAGCGAAGTCCGTCCCGTCGTCGAGGCGGTTGTGGGCGAGGCACTGGCCCAGTATTTCGAGGAGCATCCGGCCGACGCCAAGCGCGTCGTCCAGAAGGTGGTCGAGGCCGCCGCCGCCCGCGAGGCCGCCCGCAAGGCGCGCGAGATGACGCGGAAAAGCTCGCTCAGCATGTCGTCGCTGCCGGGCAAGCTGGCGGACTGCCAGGAGCGTGATCCGGCGCTGTCGGAACTTTTCATCGTCGAGGGCGATTCGGCCGGCGGTTCGGCCAAGCAGGGCCGCTCGCGCCAGTCCCAGGCCATCCTGCCGCTGCGCGGCAAGATCCTGAACGTGGAGCGGGCGCGGCTGGACAAGATGCTGTCGTCGGCGGAGATCGGCACGCTGATCGCGGCGCTGGGCACCGGCATCAGCGACGAGTTCAACGCCGACAAGGCGCGCTACCACAAGATCATCATCATGACCGACGCGGACGTGGACGGCAGCCACATCCGCACCCTGCTGCTGACCTTCTTCTTCCGGCAGATGCCCGACCTGATCGAGCGCGGCTATCTCTACATCGCCCAGCCGCCGCTCTACCGCATCAAGCGCGGCAACGCCAAGGAACGCTACCTGAAGGACGACCGGGCGCTGGAAGAGTATCTGGTCGAGGCGGCGCTGGGCGACCTGTCGGTCCGGCTGGCGGATGGCACGCTGCTGATCGGCGATCAACTGGCCGGTCTGGTCGAACAGGCCCGCACCGCGCGGCCGGCGATCGACACGCTGTCGCGCAAGGTCGGCAACGCCATGGTGGTGGAGCAGGCGGCGGTCGCCGGCACTCTGTCCGCCGCCCTGGCCGACGACAAGGCGGCGGCCGAGGCCGCGGCGCAGGCGGTGGCCGAGCGGATGAACGCGCTGGACGCCGACGGCGGCTGGCGCGGCGAGGCCCTGCCCCAGGGTGGTTATGCCGTGATCCGCGCCCGGCGCGGCGTCACCCACCGCCACCTGTTCGACACCGACCTGCTGAAGAGCGTCGAGGCCCGCCGTCTCGACGCGCTGGCCGCCGACCTGAAGCGGGTGTTCGGCACAGCCGGCAAGGCCTTCGAGAAGCAGAAGGAAAGCCGTGCCCTGACCGGCCCCGTCGCCCTGTTCGACACGGTGATGGAGCTGGGCCGCCGCGGCGTCACCATCCAGCGCTACAAGGGTCTGGGCGAGATGAACCCGGACCAGCTGTGGGAAACCACGCTGGACCCGTCCAAGCGCTCGCTGTTGCAGGTCCGCGTCAGCCACGCCGATCAGGCGGAGGAGGTCTTCTCCACCCTGATGGGCGACGTCGTCGAACCGCGCCGCGAGTTCATCCAGGACAACGCGCTGAAGGTGTCGAACCTGGACGTGTGA